The Candidatus Eisenbacteria bacterium genome includes a window with the following:
- a CDS encoding efflux RND transporter permease subunit: protein ENGVRRVVVEANVRGRDLGRFVADVRESLEGLEASLPPGYFLRYGGQFENQQRAMRQLAIVVPIVLALIALLLYSALGSARNSALVILNLPFALVGGLAAAIAFRMHLSVSAAVAFIVLLGIAVQNGVVLLAFFRQLKEGGRNPRDVVLEGCRLRFKPLCMTALTSFIGHLPMLYATGSGADIQKPLAVVVMGGLVTTTLLTLIVLPVIYHSLETRGR, encoded by the coding sequence GGGAGAACGGTGTGCGCCGTGTGGTTGTCGAGGCCAATGTCCGCGGGCGCGACCTCGGCCGGTTCGTCGCCGACGTCCGGGAGTCCCTGGAGGGACTCGAGGCCTCGCTTCCTCCCGGTTACTTCCTGCGCTACGGCGGGCAGTTCGAGAACCAGCAGCGGGCGATGCGGCAGCTCGCGATCGTGGTCCCGATCGTGCTCGCCCTGATCGCGCTGCTCCTCTATTCGGCGCTGGGCTCGGCGCGCAACTCCGCCCTCGTGATCTTGAATCTGCCCTTCGCTCTGGTCGGTGGGCTCGCGGCGGCGATAGCCTTTCGCATGCACCTATCGGTCTCGGCGGCCGTCGCCTTCATCGTCCTGCTCGGCATCGCCGTGCAGAACGGCGTCGTGCTCCTCGCGTTCTTCAGACAGCTCAAGGAAGGCGGTCGCAATCCCCGAGATGTTGTTCTGGAGGGCTGCAGGCTCCGCTTCAAGCCCCTCTGCATGACGGCGCTGACCAGCTTCATCGGACATCTGCCGATGCTCTATGCGACCGGGTCGGGCGCCGACATACAGAAGCCCCTCGCCGTCGTCGTCATGGGCGGGCTCGTCACCACGACGCTCCTGACGCTGATCGTGCTGCCGGTGATCTACCACTCGCTTGAGACGCGGGGCAGATAG